CAAACCGTTGATCCACGACCAGGTCGACTTCCGCTCCCGGCCATTCGTGCTGGAGGCGCTGGAGCAGCGTGCCCATTTGCACGAGATCGCCCATCCGGGTGATATTGATAAGAAGGACTCGCTTGCTCATAACAGGTCGCGCGTTTCACTCCGGTATTCATCCAACATCAGCACCATCAACTCTTCGCGTTTGAGGGTAGCGGTCGGACCCTTACTTCGAATCCGCGCGGCCACGTCTTTCAATTCGATTCGTTGGCCGTTCGGACAATCTCGCAAGAGAGCCTCCAGGGGACGATCCTCCGCACAGCGCGCCAACAAGGAGTCCCGTTGCCGGTCTCCTCGCAGCACGGATCCGATACGATCCGGCTGCGACAATCCGATCTGTCCCAGGAGATCTTGCATCCGATGCACATAGGTATGCTCACTCAACACACGTGCCCGGGCGGCATTCGCCATGGCCCGGCGAGCCGACGGATCTGCCAGCCATCGTTGTACGAATCCTGGAACATCGCCAAAATCCTTGAACGACACCATCTCCTGCTCAGTGAAAAATTGAGGCAGCTGTGAGCGATGATCAACCAATTGAAAAGCCCCGCAGGCCGCCAATTCAAACGTGCGTGGATTGACGAAGTCGGCTTGGGGATCCAAGCCTGCGCCTGTGGTGGAATGCAGATTCAGATTGATCGCCGTGGCATTAAACACCTTCATACAGGTGGCGGTGTCGATCCGGGACCCGTCCAGTTGCAGAACGGCGCGGAGATCGTCGGCTCCGTCCCATTCATTGCCCCAGAGTTTGAACGACCAGGGCTGGCGGAGCAGCGCCGGAAACAGCCGCCGGCGATTGGCATACCCTGCGCCGACGAACGACACATCGGACCCGAACGTGTGCCGGTCTTCATCCGATAACGTCAGGGGACAATGCAGTTCCGGGTCGGCCGCCATCGGGAGATAACTCACCTGCCGCGCTCCGGCCTGGCGGAACGCGTCCAGGCAGGCGCCCTGCTGAAACACAAACCAAAATTCGTATCCCGGCGCCAACTGCTGCCAGTAGGTCAGATGGCGATAGTTCTCCACGAACCACATCGCGGTGAGAAATTTTTTCTTTCGAAGATGTTCGAGGACCTGCAACGTTAATGGAGCCTGAGCCAGCGAGAGCACGAGATCGGGAGGCGATTCGGCGAGTGTGGCCAAGGTCCATTGACTCAACACATCGGCCATCCGGCCTTGCATCAATTGACGGTTGCGCGCATCTTTCAGTGTCCCCATCACCTCGTAACTTGACGCGTGGACGCTGTGATCGATCCACTGCACCTTGTGGCCGAGTGTTTCCAGGGCCCGTTTCACGTAGCCGGCGATCGGGAGCGATCCCCCGTAAATCGGTCCCACCAGGGCAATTGTCAGTTGGCCGCCGGCCTGGCGGGAAATCCTGCGTCGCAACGCCTCTTCGAAGGCACGGTGGAAATCTGCATCCCACAGGGTTGCCGGCGAATAAGCCAGACAGCGTATCGGGCGGCCTGCTTTGCTCAGTCTCTCCGCAATTTCGGTCGGCGATCCCGGCAACCAGAGAATGGATTCACTCCAGGCCTCGAGCGAGCGTCCTGCAAGAGCATCATGAAATTCGTCGAGGTTTGGAATCAGGACAGCCACTGCCACATCAGGCGCCAACTTGCTTCGAAGCGCCTCGACATGATGGAGCAGCCCTACCCCCGCTACGACGACCGTTTCTCCCGGTTGGCAGGCCGCTGCGTGCGTGTCAGCCCAGGTCTGGGCTTCACGAATGGGGTCGTACGCGCTATGAATCCAGCGACCGGATCGGCGGGCCGAAGGAGAACCGCTTTTCGACGGTTCAATTGTGAGTACTCCGCCGGCAGCGGACTTGACCGTGGTCGCGAGGTCTTGATCTCGTGACGCCAGGCGGTTGAGGTTGTCGTGAAAGATATTCATGCCGCAATCGATTCGCAAAGGACCGGGGCGCAAGCCCGCCAGATGTCCGCACGCGAGGTCTCGACGCCTTCCGTACCAAAGCCGTCATCAAAAAATGCTCCCCATCGATCCATACGACTCCTCCAGAGGGTCCAATCGGCCGCGCGACAGCGCTGGCCGTCGCATATCAGCGCGATGCTCTCCATGATCGGCCAGCGTTGGGGCTGTACATCCGCGGCATGTTGATAGACCCAATGCCCCTCGCCGTAGGGGCCGGTTTCGTGCACCCGGGCACGTGAGAAATACAATCCCACGGCGTGAGTGCCCACCAGCGTGCCGAGATGAAGGGGGCCGGTATCGGCGCCGATGATCCAGTGGCACTTCTGCAGCACGCGCATCAACTGGGACAGGCTTGTGCGACCGGTCGCATCCCATACACGGCCGTGGAGTAACGCGGGAAGTGATTCGAGGATTGCCTGCGCGCGTTCACGCTCTCTTCCGCTTCCGATCAGAACGACGTGTCCTTCCTGTGTCTGTGTCAGGAATTCACGAATCCATTGGCTCCATACGGCCGGCGCCACACACCGGTCCGCCTCCCCTGCCCCGGTGGCCAGCGCAACCCAGAGTCCCTGGCGTTCGCCGACCCCGGCAAGGTCTTCTGGAAGTTCGACTGCCGGAGGCACATGCAACGGCGCCTGTCCTTGCGGCCTCACTCCGCACATACCGCACCAGACGTCAGCGAGATGCACGCGATTCGCCCCTCGTTCTTTGGCGACCTGCCGTAGGTGCTGCACCCATGGACGCATGCTCGCCTCAATGAGATCTGAACCGGTGTCGCGGAAGGGACGGCGTGATAACAGCTGCGTCATGAGGTGGCTTCGTTCGTGTTGGTTCAGAGGATACACCCGTTCATAGGCCGTCTCGCCGAGCGACGCGATATAACTCTGCATCGCCTGCAGGGTGGCAGTCGGATTCGTCTGCCAACTATTCGCCCAGGCTTGCCATTGCGCCCCGTCCCAGGGGATGAGCCGGCCGAGACGACGGG
The DNA window shown above is from Nitrospira sp. CR1.1 and carries:
- a CDS encoding glycosyltransferase produces the protein MNIFHDNLNRLASRDQDLATTVKSAAGGVLTIEPSKSGSPSARRSGRWIHSAYDPIREAQTWADTHAAACQPGETVVVAGVGLLHHVEALRSKLAPDVAVAVLIPNLDEFHDALAGRSLEAWSESILWLPGSPTEIAERLSKAGRPIRCLAYSPATLWDADFHRAFEEALRRRISRQAGGQLTIALVGPIYGGSLPIAGYVKRALETLGHKVQWIDHSVHASSYEVMGTLKDARNRQLMQGRMADVLSQWTLATLAESPPDLVLSLAQAPLTLQVLEHLRKKKFLTAMWFVENYRHLTYWQQLAPGYEFWFVFQQGACLDAFRQAGARQVSYLPMAADPELHCPLTLSDEDRHTFGSDVSFVGAGYANRRRLFPALLRQPWSFKLWGNEWDGADDLRAVLQLDGSRIDTATCMKVFNATAINLNLHSTTGAGLDPQADFVNPRTFELAACGAFQLVDHRSQLPQFFTEQEMVSFKDFGDVPGFVQRWLADPSARRAMANAARARVLSEHTYVHRMQDLLGQIGLSQPDRIGSVLRGDRQRDSLLARCAEDRPLEALLRDCPNGQRIELKDVAARIRSKGPTATLKREELMVLMLDEYRSETRDLL